The following are encoded in a window of Halosolutus halophilus genomic DNA:
- a CDS encoding cobalt-precorrin-7 (C(5))-methyltransferase, whose translation MSDDYDLDSGPDPATFAAADPEPDIDADDPVYAVGVGPGNPEYLTPRGERALREADVVVGFTTVVEFVEDETDADLLTCGYKDEADALREFGDRVAAGESGTAVAMGDPNHSGYQFVGKVQDAVEREADRRSVAPRAVRVIPGISSLQVAASRARTPMEDTEFITLHKSGDLEADMDRLAEAVDDRHLLVLPRPYDRMPGDIAEFLLAAGATPDLDALVLEKLTHDDEEIHRFTLAELAEHAGGDGREDTPFSDLVVLAVRQPR comes from the coding sequence ATGAGCGACGACTACGATCTCGACAGCGGGCCGGATCCGGCGACGTTCGCGGCCGCCGACCCGGAACCCGACATCGACGCCGACGATCCGGTCTACGCCGTCGGCGTCGGACCCGGGAATCCCGAGTACCTCACGCCGCGCGGCGAGCGGGCGCTCCGCGAGGCGGACGTCGTCGTCGGCTTCACCACCGTCGTCGAGTTCGTCGAAGACGAGACGGACGCCGATCTGCTCACCTGCGGGTACAAAGACGAGGCCGACGCGCTCCGGGAGTTCGGCGACCGCGTGGCGGCCGGCGAGTCGGGGACCGCCGTCGCGATGGGCGATCCCAACCACTCGGGCTACCAGTTCGTCGGAAAGGTTCAGGATGCCGTCGAGCGCGAGGCCGATCGTCGCTCCGTCGCTCCTCGGGCCGTCCGGGTGATCCCCGGCATCTCCTCGCTGCAGGTTGCGGCCAGTCGCGCCCGGACGCCGATGGAGGACACCGAGTTCATCACGCTTCACAAGAGCGGCGATCTGGAGGCCGACATGGATCGACTCGCCGAGGCGGTCGACGATCGCCACCTGCTCGTCCTCCCGCGGCCGTACGATCGGATGCCGGGCGACATCGCCGAGTTCCTGCTCGCGGCGGGCGCTACACCCGATCTCGATGCGCTGGTTCTCGAGAAGCTGACTCACGACGACGAAGAGATCCACCGGTTCACGCTGGCCGAACTGGCCGAGCACGCCGGCGGAGACGGCCGGGAGGACACGCCGTTCTCCGATCTCGTCGTACTCGCCGTTCGACAGCCGAGATGA
- a CDS encoding VWA domain-containing protein, with protein MVANAGGKKLSSLPFPAIVGQADLKRVLLAVAANDDLDGALITGEKGTAKSTAVRALVDLLPEQRVVADCRYGCSPTDPDLQCDDCHARDADDLPVETRPVPLVTLPLGATRDRVVGTLSVEDALAGSAEFDPGLLARAHRGILYVDEVNLLDDHLVDVVLDAAASGANTVERDGTSVVHPSEFTLIGTMNPEEGDLRPQLRDRFALQASVEGCREIDDRVEIIDRALARGETGDGDDRDPATADEVDRLREKLADARDLLPRVDLPTDFTEEIARLCLEAGVDGHRGDVATARTALTLAALDGRTTVIESDVREAATYTLPHRLRSTPFEETPDIADLLEEHFHESDPDREADGDDAERDVDETDVGRSEGDTGDDAAGDGTRGGESSDGERATSDGGDRSGDAAAGGSDEADGSPPEDPRNTDDTAAGTPAPAELGGDGNYSEGDGSSEPDRDDGNGDDGTGDGNSGDGDDEGETATPIVPGQRRAEIGEARAPDLETPGLDGAGGGTGSRATTTPSVDNRGARVRTEPASGDGPIDAAASVRSAATRGETRVENGDLRQSVRAGETSVTIVFAVDASASMRPAMRTAKGVVLDLLRDSYQQRDRVAFVAFAGEDADVLVPPTDSVTLAARHLKDLPSGDRTPLPAGLETSRRVLDRAGTDAAVVVVVTDGRANVAEGSPTEATRRAARALATDDTHVVVVDAGTDSRGGLSELVAGETDGELVSLSSLSTETVRAAAERAASER; from the coding sequence ATGGTTGCAAACGCCGGGGGCAAAAAGCTATCGTCACTCCCCTTTCCGGCGATCGTCGGACAGGCCGACCTGAAGCGGGTGTTGCTGGCCGTTGCGGCCAACGACGACCTCGACGGAGCCCTGATCACTGGCGAGAAGGGGACCGCGAAGTCGACGGCCGTGCGGGCGCTCGTGGATCTCCTGCCCGAACAGCGGGTCGTGGCGGACTGTCGGTACGGCTGTTCGCCGACCGATCCGGACCTGCAGTGTGACGACTGCCACGCGCGCGACGCCGACGATTTACCCGTCGAGACGCGGCCCGTTCCGCTCGTCACGCTCCCGCTGGGGGCGACCCGCGATCGGGTCGTCGGGACGCTCTCGGTCGAGGACGCCCTCGCGGGGTCGGCGGAGTTCGATCCCGGCCTGCTCGCCCGTGCCCACCGCGGGATTCTGTACGTCGACGAGGTCAACCTGCTCGACGACCACCTGGTGGACGTCGTCCTCGACGCCGCCGCGAGCGGCGCCAATACCGTCGAACGCGACGGGACCAGCGTCGTCCACCCGTCGGAGTTCACGCTGATCGGGACGATGAACCCCGAGGAGGGCGACCTCCGACCACAGCTCCGGGACCGGTTCGCCCTGCAGGCCAGCGTCGAGGGCTGTCGCGAGATCGACGATCGAGTCGAGATCATCGATCGGGCGCTCGCGCGGGGCGAGACGGGCGACGGCGACGACCGCGACCCGGCCACGGCCGACGAGGTCGATCGGCTCCGCGAGAAGCTGGCCGACGCCCGCGACCTGCTCCCGAGGGTCGACCTCCCGACGGATTTCACGGAGGAGATCGCCCGGCTCTGTCTCGAGGCCGGCGTCGACGGCCACCGGGGGGACGTCGCGACGGCACGCACCGCCCTGACGCTGGCCGCGCTCGACGGCCGGACGACGGTCATCGAGTCCGACGTCCGCGAGGCCGCGACGTACACGCTTCCCCACCGCCTCCGGAGCACGCCGTTCGAGGAGACGCCTGACATAGCGGACCTGCTCGAGGAGCACTTCCACGAGAGCGATCCGGACCGTGAGGCCGACGGGGACGACGCCGAGAGGGATGTCGACGAGACGGACGTCGGTCGCAGCGAGGGCGACACGGGCGACGACGCGGCCGGGGACGGTACTCGAGGTGGCGAGTCGAGCGACGGAGAACGGGCGACATCGGACGGCGGGGATCGATCGGGCGATGCGGCCGCTGGTGGGAGCGACGAAGCCGACGGTTCTCCTCCCGAAGATCCTCGAAACACCGACGACACTGCTGCCGGGACTCCAGCACCTGCAGAACTCGGCGGTGACGGTAACTACAGCGAGGGCGACGGGTCGAGCGAACCGGATCGTGACGACGGGAACGGCGACGACGGAACCGGTGACGGCAACAGCGGCGACGGTGACGACGAGGGCGAAACAGCGACCCCGATCGTCCCGGGTCAACGGCGGGCCGAGATCGGCGAGGCGCGAGCGCCGGACCTCGAGACGCCGGGACTCGACGGGGCCGGCGGCGGGACCGGATCGCGAGCGACCACGACGCCGAGCGTCGACAACCGCGGTGCGCGGGTCCGGACGGAACCCGCGTCCGGGGACGGCCCGATCGACGCCGCCGCGTCGGTCCGATCGGCCGCGACCCGGGGCGAGACGCGGGTCGAGAACGGCGATCTCCGACAGTCGGTCCGGGCCGGGGAGACGTCGGTGACGATCGTCTTCGCCGTCGACGCGAGCGCCTCGATGCGGCCGGCGATGCGGACCGCGAAGGGCGTCGTCCTCGACCTGCTCCGGGACAGTTACCAGCAGCGCGACCGGGTGGCGTTCGTCGCCTTCGCGGGCGAGGACGCCGACGTCCTGGTGCCGCCGACCGACAGCGTCACGCTCGCCGCGCGCCACCTCAAGGACCTCCCCTCCGGCGATCGGACGCCGCTGCCCGCCGGCCTCGAGACATCGCGGCGGGTCCTCGATCGGGCCGGGACCGACGCCGCTGTGGTCGTGGTCGTGACCGACGGTCGGGCGAACGTAGCCGAGGGGAGTCCGACCGAGGCGACTCGACGGGCCGCCCGTGCGCTCGCGACGGACGACACGCACGTCGTCGTCGTGGACGCGGGGACCGACTCGCGGGGTGGCCTCTCCGAACTCGTCGCTGGCGAGACCGACGGGGAACTCGTCTCGCTGTCGTCGCTGTCGACGGAGACGGTTCGTGCCGCGGCCGAGCGGGCGGCGTCGGAGCGATAG
- a CDS encoding precorrin-8X methylmutase: protein MTDSNQEFDREYADLGATTQNAMDIAETSMDIVRQFVPDETLADRLRQKSVHSMGDIEFQHLIRFTGADDLGDDEDAPVRAGARAVLDEAAVITDITMVKAGVTGRGHNCDVSKAIGHGKELAAETGMTRTAAAMLELDREDAFEGAVVTIGNAPTAAFALADCIEQGTRPAVVVANPVGFVKAEESRERIREVSEAYGVPAITHVGRRGGSGLAAALTNELIHVAKDHRTGELEDDLASDRGGTDA, encoded by the coding sequence ATGACTGACAGCAATCAGGAGTTCGACAGAGAGTACGCCGACCTGGGAGCAACGACGCAGAACGCGATGGACATCGCCGAGACGAGCATGGACATCGTCAGGCAGTTCGTCCCCGACGAGACGCTCGCGGATCGGCTTCGCCAGAAGTCGGTCCACTCGATGGGCGACATCGAGTTCCAGCACCTGATCCGCTTTACGGGCGCGGACGACCTCGGCGACGACGAGGACGCTCCCGTCCGTGCCGGCGCGCGGGCCGTCCTCGACGAGGCGGCCGTCATCACGGACATCACGATGGTGAAAGCCGGCGTCACGGGCCGCGGCCACAACTGCGACGTGTCGAAGGCGATCGGTCACGGGAAAGAACTCGCCGCGGAAACCGGGATGACCCGGACCGCGGCGGCGATGCTCGAACTCGACAGGGAGGACGCATTCGAGGGGGCGGTCGTCACGATCGGCAACGCGCCGACCGCGGCGTTCGCCCTCGCCGACTGTATCGAACAGGGCACGCGACCGGCGGTCGTGGTCGCGAACCCGGTCGGCTTCGTCAAGGCCGAGGAGAGCCGCGAGCGCATCCGCGAGGTCAGTGAGGCCTACGGCGTGCCGGCGATCACGCACGTCGGCCGCCGCGGCGGGAGCGGCCTCGCCGCCGCACTGACGAACGAACTGATCCACGTCGCGAAAGATCACCGTACCGGCGAACTCGAGGACGACCTCGCGTCCGATCGCGGTGGGACGGACGCATGA
- a CDS encoding DUF4010 domain-containing protein, protein MRNELAERIDRDDLDAAITFLALIVVLLVLPNENLDALFGVNPQRVWSVVVFVAGLSFFGYLLSRVVDPTTAIGVTAAVGGCVSPGLTITSLTEQVRRYPAFSRIYAFAAAIAVTMLFPRNLLVVGIVSPSLARSVALPFVAMAGVGGAVTGLLWIRIERHERPAGELETPFRLRSAFAIGAVVAGIVLVIETVQPSIPSDVTRLGLVLLTIAEQVVYVGVTRAAGARTIALAIGAILLGSASLGIALVLLL, encoded by the coding sequence ATGCGTAACGAGTTGGCGGAACGGATCGACCGCGACGATCTGGACGCAGCGATTACATTCCTCGCACTCATCGTCGTCCTCCTGGTACTCCCGAACGAGAACCTCGACGCGCTGTTCGGGGTGAACCCCCAGCGCGTCTGGTCGGTCGTCGTGTTCGTCGCCGGCCTGAGTTTTTTCGGCTACCTCCTCTCGAGAGTCGTCGATCCGACGACCGCGATCGGGGTCACCGCGGCCGTCGGCGGGTGCGTATCACCGGGGTTGACGATCACGTCGCTCACGGAGCAGGTGCGGCGGTATCCGGCGTTCTCCCGAATCTACGCGTTCGCCGCCGCGATTGCGGTGACGATGCTGTTTCCCCGGAATCTACTCGTCGTCGGGATCGTCAGCCCGTCGCTCGCCCGCTCGGTCGCACTGCCGTTCGTCGCCATGGCCGGCGTTGGGGGTGCGGTCACCGGGTTGCTGTGGATCCGAATCGAACGACACGAGCGGCCGGCGGGCGAACTCGAGACACCGTTCCGGCTTCGATCGGCGTTCGCGATCGGCGCCGTTGTCGCCGGTATCGTGCTCGTGATCGAGACGGTCCAGCCGTCGATTCCGTCCGACGTCACCCGGCTCGGACTCGTACTGCTGACGATAGCCGAACAGGTCGTCTACGTCGGCGTGACGAGGGCGGCCGGCGCGAGGACGATAGCGCTGGCTATCGGTGCGATACTCCTCGGCAGTGCGAGCCTCGGAATCGCGCTCGTTCTCCTGCTGTAA
- the cobN gene encoding cobaltochelatase subunit CobN has product MARIGIYTATANELGSIGRAAERLEDVELVVRSESDLDDEAAIEEFVEELTDAAAAIFWLHGAEDSMPGYDYATGALAEAGVPLIVKSTGDAFAVEDTTVSAAHRDRVYEYLERGGTINVENCCRFLAAEYAGRDLEYDDPTELPTEGVYHPDHPGIEYEELLATHDPEKPTVAIWFYESHWTHENTRYVDAQVWALEEQGANALPIFCNPATDSDEQEDAEWVTDSWLIDDAGQPIVDAVLSSFMFSLSMDERGRSASDEGQSAEDVFLDRLGVPVLQTVTTMRSRSRYQSSDTGVMGFELALSVALPEFDGNVITHPISGKERTDDEAGIGSAPKHHFPIEDRIDHATRLAVNWAKLRHTPNEDKRVAVVLHNYPPSDDGIGTAFGLDSPESTVNLLEELEARNYDLGGEMPDSGQSLVETLTSQLTLDDRWIAPEDVRDRSIDVVSPDTYAAWFAEADDRFQRNVIEEWGAPPDRPFAIPGVEFGNVLVTVQPPRGFGLDPSTVYHDSDLQPPHDYYAFYGWLRNTFEADAVVHLGTHGSLEWLPGKTVGLDGESAPDRLIDDVPNVYPYIVNNPGEGTQAKRRSYAAIVDYLTPVMRSAGTYDELAELEELANQYREAGMEDARNDDGEHLETLVRETVDELDLAVELRIAGTVDEQATVRGPDEAGSTLAEGAIEGDEVDIDELVERVHEYLTDVKTTQIRLGLHTMSEPPQSDRLVEYLVALTRLENPGAPSLRESVAGALGVDYETMLESPGEYDATLGLTYAEAADVVYETSVDLIETLAEHDFDVPESEREAGPGDEVNMNLLVVDLETIGDSRAKSGAHDDLRKVLAYICEEAQPRVQGSEDEIPRTADALSGEYVPPGGSGAPTRGGVDLLPTARNFYTLDPRKVPAKAAWQVGSEVTEGVLDRHLSETDEYPEEIGVVAWGTPTVRTRGETIAQVLAMMGVEPRWTDAGRIDDVEPIPIEELGRPRIDVTTRVSGLFRDAFPAAAGVIHDAVDAVVDLDEPPELNFVKKHVEEEAEALQDAEGLGESEARKAAKHRVFTTKPGGYGAGTNKAVDEGNWDDRSDLASVYVQWGGYAMGSRGRVSDAHDAFERRLSSVDATVKIEDTMEQDEFDSSDWYAFHGGFISAVSEISGEEPASYVGDSSDPDNVDVYTNEEKVRKAMRSRVLNPDWLESMEEHGYKGAGDLSTTVDVTLGWDATTGLVSDTLWEEVAEKFAFDDDRQEWLRDVNPWALESITDTLLEAIERDLWDADDETIDRLRDLNLEIEGDLEARTTNDAIEVTTDD; this is encoded by the coding sequence ATGGCACGGATCGGGATCTACACCGCGACGGCGAACGAACTCGGCTCGATCGGCCGGGCGGCCGAGCGCCTCGAGGACGTCGAACTGGTCGTTCGATCGGAGAGCGATCTCGACGACGAGGCCGCGATCGAGGAGTTCGTCGAGGAATTGACCGACGCCGCGGCCGCCATCTTCTGGCTGCACGGCGCCGAGGATAGCATGCCGGGGTACGACTACGCGACTGGCGCGCTCGCAGAAGCGGGCGTGCCGCTGATCGTCAAGTCGACCGGCGACGCCTTCGCCGTCGAGGATACGACGGTCTCCGCGGCCCACCGCGATCGGGTCTACGAGTACCTCGAGAGAGGCGGCACGATCAACGTCGAGAACTGCTGTCGGTTCCTCGCCGCCGAGTACGCGGGGCGGGACCTCGAGTACGACGACCCCACGGAACTGCCGACGGAGGGGGTCTACCACCCCGATCATCCGGGGATCGAGTACGAGGAACTGCTCGCGACCCACGACCCCGAGAAGCCGACCGTGGCGATCTGGTTCTACGAGTCCCACTGGACACACGAGAACACCCGCTACGTCGACGCGCAGGTCTGGGCGCTGGAGGAACAGGGCGCGAACGCCCTGCCGATCTTCTGCAATCCGGCGACGGATTCGGACGAGCAGGAAGACGCCGAGTGGGTGACTGATAGTTGGCTCATAGACGATGCGGGTCAGCCGATCGTCGACGCCGTCCTCTCCTCGTTCATGTTCTCGCTCTCGATGGACGAACGCGGCCGGAGCGCCAGCGACGAGGGCCAGAGCGCGGAAGACGTCTTCCTCGATCGACTCGGCGTCCCCGTCCTCCAGACGGTGACGACGATGCGATCGCGATCGCGCTACCAGTCCAGCGACACGGGCGTGATGGGATTCGAACTCGCCCTGTCCGTCGCCTTGCCGGAGTTCGACGGTAACGTGATCACCCACCCTATCTCGGGGAAAGAACGCACCGACGACGAGGCCGGGATCGGCAGCGCGCCGAAACACCACTTCCCGATCGAGGATCGGATCGACCACGCGACCCGTCTCGCGGTCAACTGGGCGAAACTCCGCCACACGCCCAACGAGGACAAGCGGGTCGCCGTCGTCCTGCACAACTACCCGCCGAGCGACGACGGAATCGGGACGGCCTTCGGTCTCGATAGCCCCGAATCGACGGTGAATCTGCTCGAGGAACTCGAAGCCCGAAACTACGACCTCGGCGGTGAGATGCCGGACAGCGGCCAGTCCCTCGTCGAGACGCTCACCTCGCAACTGACCCTCGACGATCGCTGGATCGCACCCGAGGACGTCCGCGATCGCTCGATCGACGTCGTCTCACCCGACACCTACGCGGCGTGGTTCGCCGAGGCCGACGATCGGTTCCAGCGGAACGTTATCGAAGAGTGGGGTGCCCCACCGGACCGCCCGTTCGCGATTCCGGGCGTCGAGTTCGGCAACGTCCTCGTCACCGTCCAGCCCCCGCGCGGGTTCGGGCTGGATCCCTCGACGGTCTACCACGATTCCGATCTCCAGCCGCCACACGACTACTACGCCTTCTACGGCTGGCTTCGGAATACCTTCGAGGCCGACGCCGTCGTCCACCTCGGGACCCACGGCAGCCTCGAGTGGCTCCCCGGCAAGACCGTCGGCCTCGACGGCGAGAGCGCGCCCGATCGACTGATCGACGACGTCCCGAACGTCTACCCCTACATCGTGAACAACCCCGGCGAGGGGACCCAGGCCAAGCGCCGGTCGTACGCCGCGATCGTCGACTACCTCACGCCGGTCATGCGATCGGCGGGCACGTACGACGAACTCGCGGAACTCGAAGAACTGGCCAACCAGTACCGCGAGGCCGGGATGGAAGACGCCCGGAACGACGACGGTGAGCACCTCGAGACCCTCGTTCGTGAGACGGTCGACGAACTGGATCTCGCGGTCGAGTTGAGGATCGCGGGGACGGTCGACGAGCAGGCAACCGTCCGCGGCCCGGACGAGGCCGGTTCGACGCTCGCCGAGGGTGCGATCGAAGGCGACGAGGTCGATATCGACGAACTCGTCGAACGGGTCCACGAGTACCTCACGGACGTCAAGACGACTCAGATCCGGCTGGGACTGCACACCATGTCCGAGCCGCCGCAGAGCGATCGGCTCGTGGAGTACCTCGTCGCCCTCACCCGACTCGAGAACCCCGGCGCGCCGAGCCTGCGCGAGAGCGTGGCCGGCGCGCTGGGCGTCGACTACGAGACGATGCTCGAGTCGCCCGGCGAGTACGACGCGACGCTCGGGCTGACCTACGCCGAGGCCGCCGACGTCGTCTACGAGACGAGCGTCGACCTGATCGAGACGCTCGCCGAACACGACTTCGACGTTCCCGAATCCGAGCGAGAAGCCGGTCCCGGGGACGAGGTGAACATGAACCTCCTCGTCGTCGACCTCGAGACGATCGGCGATTCCCGGGCGAAATCGGGCGCTCACGACGACCTGCGGAAGGTGCTCGCGTACATCTGCGAGGAAGCCCAGCCTCGCGTCCAGGGTTCCGAGGACGAAATTCCGAGAACGGCGGACGCCCTCTCGGGGGAGTACGTCCCGCCCGGCGGATCGGGCGCGCCGACCCGCGGCGGCGTCGACCTGCTGCCGACCGCGCGGAACTTCTACACGCTCGACCCGCGCAAGGTGCCGGCGAAGGCCGCCTGGCAGGTCGGAAGCGAGGTCACGGAGGGGGTGCTCGATCGCCATCTCTCCGAGACCGACGAGTACCCCGAGGAGATCGGCGTCGTCGCGTGGGGAACCCCGACGGTCCGCACCCGCGGTGAGACGATCGCACAGGTGCTCGCAATGATGGGCGTCGAACCGCGGTGGACCGACGCCGGCCGGATCGACGACGTGGAACCGATCCCGATCGAGGAACTCGGGCGGCCACGAATCGACGTGACGACGCGCGTCTCGGGTCTCTTTCGGGACGCGTTCCCGGCCGCGGCGGGCGTCATCCACGACGCCGTGGACGCGGTCGTCGACCTCGACGAACCGCCGGAGTTGAACTTCGTGAAGAAGCACGTCGAGGAAGAGGCCGAAGCGTTGCAGGACGCGGAGGGACTCGGCGAGTCAGAGGCCCGAAAAGCCGCGAAACACCGCGTCTTCACGACGAAACCCGGCGGCTACGGCGCCGGGACCAACAAGGCCGTCGACGAGGGCAACTGGGACGATCGCTCCGACCTCGCGTCGGTCTACGTCCAGTGGGGCGGCTACGCGATGGGTTCCAGGGGACGGGTCTCGGACGCTCACGACGCCTTCGAACGTCGCCTCTCGAGCGTCGACGCCACGGTCAAGATCGAGGACACGATGGAACAGGACGAGTTCGACTCCTCGGACTGGTACGCCTTCCACGGCGGGTTCATCTCCGCCGTCTCCGAAATCTCGGGCGAAGAACCGGCCTCCTACGTCGGCGACTCCTCGGACCCGGACAACGTGGACGTCTACACGAACGAGGAGAAGGTCCGCAAGGCGATGCGATCGCGCGTGCTCAATCCGGACTGGCTCGAGTCGATGGAAGAACACGGCTACAAGGGCGCCGGCGATCTCTCGACGACGGTCGACGTGACGCTGGGCTGGGACGCCACCACCGGCCTCGTCTCCGATACGCTGTGGGAGGAGGTCGCGGAGAAATTCGCCTTCGACGACGATCGCCAGGAGTGGCTGCGCGACGTGAATCCGTGGGCGCTCGAGTCGATCACGGACACGCTGCTCGAGGCGATCGAGCGCGACCTCTGGGACGCCGACGACGAGACGATCGATCGTCTGCGCGACCTGAATCTCGAGATCGAAGGCGATCTGGAGGCGCGGACGACCAACGACGCGATCGAGGTGACGACCGATGACTGA